The following proteins are co-located in the Brachybacterium sacelli genome:
- a CDS encoding nuclear transport factor 2 family protein, producing MAQPEIPEPVASFVEAVNRHDEQAFLDAFTADGVVDDWGRVFPDRDSIKTWSDTEFLGARGVLTPEEVTVDGTQVTVIGDWRSNHANGRSSFTFEVDGGRVARMTIREG from the coding sequence ATGGCCCAGCCCGAGATTCCCGAGCCCGTCGCTTCCTTCGTCGAGGCCGTGAACCGGCACGACGAGCAGGCCTTCCTCGACGCCTTCACCGCCGACGGCGTGGTCGACGACTGGGGGCGGGTGTTCCCCGACCGCGACTCCATCAAGACCTGGAGCGACACCGAGTTCCTCGGTGCCCGGGGCGTGCTCACCCCGGAGGAGGTCACCGTCGACGGCACTCAGGTGACGGTGATCGGGGACTGGCGCAGCAACCACGCCAACGGCCGCAGCTCCTTCACCTTCGAGGTCGACGGGGGCCGTGTCGCGCGGATGACCATCCGCGAGGGGTGA